A single genomic interval of Saccharothrix saharensis harbors:
- a CDS encoding extracellular solute-binding protein — protein MGIELNRRRFLSVSASVAGLTAMGGLLSACGGSGTPQKAGANSDALKSALPNYVPSTSVKADIASVAGSQDILTDPGFLTYPTDRVATVSGVPGKGGRYSTVTPLWGTVPPADNSFYQAMNEALGVTLEMKPADGNNYATIIPTMTAAKKLPDWIQLPTWWNANFNVGELAGSQLADLTPYLSGDNIKKYPNLAAIPTGAWRAGAWGDKIYGIPSFSSGFVVAGTIFFRRDVLEAKGITADEVKTADDLMNLGKELTDAKGGVWAFDDVWDYLFPSWGAPLRWKVDNGKLVHKYETEEFLAALDWHHRLATAGYLHPDAIAGDNTNGNVRFYSGKVLVAGGGTGAWNLADHQSGTAANPNFRRGSFDVITAGGNTKPKMYLGNSTSIMSYLNSNLKPEQIEELLAVANYLAAPYGTKEYTLVNFGVEGVHHTMVNGVPTATEDGKKFVQAQTFPFLASPPAVISNPGADSVTNDYAAWQAANVQHLEKPVFWNMNISLPRSMATAEAAQAVEDAIKDCYHGKKPVAEVKDAITTWKSGGGDKLIQWMDENVLQKYGTGQ, from the coding sequence ATGGGGATTGAGCTGAACCGCCGGAGGTTCCTGAGCGTCTCGGCCTCGGTCGCGGGGCTCACGGCGATGGGAGGCCTGCTGTCGGCGTGCGGCGGCAGCGGCACGCCGCAGAAGGCCGGCGCGAACAGCGACGCCCTCAAGTCCGCCCTGCCGAACTACGTGCCGAGCACGTCGGTCAAGGCGGACATCGCCTCGGTGGCGGGCAGCCAGGACATCCTCACCGACCCGGGCTTCCTCACCTATCCCACGGACCGCGTGGCCACGGTGTCCGGCGTCCCGGGCAAGGGCGGCAGGTACTCGACCGTCACCCCGCTGTGGGGCACGGTCCCGCCCGCCGACAACTCCTTCTACCAGGCCATGAACGAGGCGCTGGGCGTCACGCTCGAGATGAAGCCGGCCGACGGCAACAACTACGCCACCATCATCCCGACCATGACCGCGGCCAAGAAGCTGCCGGACTGGATCCAGCTGCCGACCTGGTGGAACGCCAACTTCAACGTCGGCGAGCTGGCCGGGTCGCAACTGGCCGACCTGACCCCGTACCTGTCCGGTGACAACATCAAGAAGTACCCCAACCTGGCGGCCATCCCGACGGGCGCCTGGCGGGCGGGCGCGTGGGGCGACAAGATCTACGGCATCCCCTCGTTCTCCAGCGGTTTCGTGGTCGCGGGCACCATCTTCTTCCGGCGCGACGTGCTGGAGGCCAAGGGCATCACCGCCGACGAGGTCAAGACCGCCGACGACCTGATGAACCTCGGCAAGGAACTCACCGACGCCAAGGGCGGCGTGTGGGCGTTCGACGACGTGTGGGACTACCTGTTCCCGTCGTGGGGCGCGCCCCTGCGGTGGAAGGTCGACAACGGCAAGCTCGTCCACAAGTACGAGACCGAGGAGTTCCTCGCGGCGCTGGACTGGCACCACAGGCTCGCGACCGCGGGCTACCTGCACCCGGACGCGATCGCGGGCGACAACACCAACGGCAACGTCCGCTTCTACTCCGGCAAGGTGCTGGTCGCGGGTGGGGGCACCGGCGCGTGGAACCTCGCCGACCACCAGTCCGGCACCGCCGCCAACCCGAACTTCCGGCGCGGTTCGTTCGACGTCATCACGGCGGGCGGCAACACGAAGCCGAAGATGTACCTCGGCAACTCCACCAGCATCATGAGCTACCTCAACAGCAACCTGAAGCCCGAGCAGATCGAGGAGCTGCTCGCGGTCGCCAACTACCTCGCGGCGCCGTACGGGACCAAGGAGTACACGCTGGTCAACTTCGGCGTCGAGGGCGTCCACCACACGATGGTCAACGGGGTGCCGACGGCGACCGAGGACGGCAAGAAGTTCGTCCAGGCGCAGACCTTCCCGTTCCTGGCCTCGCCCCCCGCGGTGATCAGCAACCCCGGCGCCGACTCCGTCACCAACGACTACGCCGCCTGGCAGGCCGCGAACGTCCAGCACCTGGAGAAGCCGGTGTTCTGGAACATGAACATCAGCCTGCCGCGGTCGATGGCCACCGCCGAGGCGGCGCAGGCCGTCGAGGACGCCATCAAGGACTGCTACCACGGCAAGAAGCCGGTCGCCGAGGTCAAGGACGCCATCACCACCTGGAAGTCCGGCGGCGGTGACAAGCTGATCCAGTGGATGGACGAGAACGTCCTCCAGAAGTACGGAACCGGTCAGTGA
- a CDS encoding ABC transporter permease — MSGVDTEPPVRSRRLSLRVRLRRDRTLLLMTVPAVGLLLVFNYVPLFGLLTAFQDYNPLVGVWQSEWVGFAQFEALFSDSLFWGALGNTLYLSFVQLLLFFPIPIALALLLNSVLSERLRNTIQSIVYLPHFFSWVLAITIFQQMLGGAGLLNQFLRRNDIGTWDIMTDPDTFVLLVTSQAIWKEAGWSIIVFLAALAAINTDLYESSAVDGAGRWRRLWHITLPGMSGVIMLMLVLRLGNALTVGFEQFLIQRQAVGHEAADVLDTFAFYYGIATNNYSYGAAAGLFKSVISLLLIWGANKLAHAFGEDGLYRK; from the coding sequence GTGAGCGGGGTCGACACCGAACCACCGGTGCGGTCGCGCAGGCTGAGCCTGCGGGTCAGGCTGCGGCGCGACCGGACGCTGCTGCTCATGACCGTGCCCGCGGTCGGGCTGCTGCTCGTCTTCAACTACGTGCCGCTGTTCGGGCTGCTGACGGCGTTCCAGGACTACAACCCGCTGGTCGGGGTGTGGCAGAGCGAGTGGGTCGGCTTCGCCCAGTTCGAGGCGCTGTTCAGCGACTCGCTGTTCTGGGGCGCGCTGGGGAACACGCTCTACCTGAGCTTCGTCCAGCTGCTGCTGTTCTTCCCGATCCCGATCGCGCTGGCGCTGCTGCTGAACTCGGTGCTCAGCGAACGGCTGCGCAACACCATCCAGTCGATCGTCTACCTGCCGCACTTCTTCTCGTGGGTGCTCGCGATCACGATCTTCCAGCAGATGCTGGGCGGCGCGGGGCTGCTGAACCAGTTCCTGCGCCGCAACGACATCGGCACCTGGGACATCATGACCGACCCGGACACCTTCGTCCTGCTGGTCACGTCGCAGGCGATCTGGAAGGAGGCCGGCTGGTCGATCATCGTGTTCCTGGCCGCGCTCGCCGCGATCAACACCGACCTGTACGAGTCGTCGGCGGTGGACGGGGCCGGGCGCTGGCGGCGGCTGTGGCACATCACCCTGCCCGGGATGAGCGGCGTCATCATGCTCATGCTCGTGCTGCGCCTGGGCAACGCGCTCACGGTCGGGTTCGAGCAGTTCCTGATCCAGCGGCAGGCGGTCGGCCACGAAGCCGCCGACGTGCTCGACACGTTCGCGTTCTACTACGGCATCGCCACCAACAACTACAGCTACGGCGCGGCGGCCGGGTTGTTCAAGAGCGTCATCTCGCTCCTGCTCATCTGGGGCGCGAACAAGCTGGCGCACGCCTTCGGCGAGGACGGGTTGTACCGGAAATGA
- a CDS encoding carbohydrate ABC transporter permease, with amino-acid sequence MTETLIKERTGDTRGVGRPAGRRRPRATRPRWEEPPTAAGQTAKGLTLGAVVAVVLVPLWIVVATSLSTQATVNRAGGLVLWPEEITFEAYRVMLGDSTVRNALVVSLGITLVGTALSMAVSILCAYGLSRPRSVAHRFILVLLIITMFVNGGLIPTFLVVTGLGGYGEWWSLILPSAVSVFNILVLRAFYKDTSADLIEAARIDGAGDWRILWSIVLPTSRAVTAVVALFYGVGYWNSFFNVMLYMPTDSEKWPLQYVLLTYVNRGNGLPGSVNSGFGTQFSQTAPLSLQMAVVVLTLVPLLLVYPFMQKHFRVGVLTGAVKG; translated from the coding sequence ATGACCGAGACGCTGATCAAGGAACGCACCGGGGACACCAGGGGCGTCGGGCGGCCGGCCGGCCGACGCCGGCCCCGCGCCACGCGCCCGCGCTGGGAGGAACCGCCCACCGCCGCCGGGCAGACGGCCAAGGGCCTCACGCTCGGCGCCGTCGTCGCGGTCGTGCTGGTGCCGTTGTGGATCGTCGTGGCGACCAGCCTGTCCACGCAGGCGACGGTCAACCGCGCGGGCGGTCTGGTGCTCTGGCCGGAGGAGATCACGTTCGAGGCGTACCGGGTGATGCTCGGCGACTCCACCGTGCGCAACGCCCTGGTGGTGAGCCTCGGCATCACGCTGGTCGGCACGGCCCTGTCCATGGCCGTGTCGATCCTGTGCGCCTACGGCCTGTCCCGGCCGCGCTCGGTGGCCCACCGGTTCATCCTGGTGCTGCTCATCATCACGATGTTCGTCAACGGCGGCCTGATCCCGACCTTCCTGGTCGTCACCGGGCTCGGCGGCTACGGCGAGTGGTGGTCGCTGATCCTGCCCAGCGCGGTGTCGGTGTTCAACATCCTGGTGCTCCGGGCGTTCTACAAGGACACGTCGGCCGACCTGATCGAGGCGGCGCGGATCGACGGGGCGGGCGACTGGCGGATCCTGTGGTCGATCGTGCTGCCCACGTCACGGGCGGTGACCGCGGTGGTCGCCCTGTTCTACGGCGTGGGCTACTGGAACTCGTTCTTCAACGTGATGCTGTACATGCCGACCGACAGCGAGAAGTGGCCGTTGCAGTACGTGCTGCTGACCTACGTCAACCGCGGCAACGGGCTGCCGGGCTCGGTGAACTCCGGCTTCGGCACCCAGTTCTCGCAGACCGCGCCGCTGTCGTTGCAGATGGCGGTGGTCGTGCTGACCCTGGTCCCGCTGCTGCTGGTGTACCCGTTCATGCAGAAGCACTTCCGTGTCGGCGTGCTCACGGGGGCGGTGAAGGGCTGA
- a CDS encoding LacI family DNA-binding transcriptional regulator: protein MVTLADVARHAGVSASTVSYVLSGKRSISEETRRRVERSVAELGYHPNAGARALAAKRSHIIALVVPLRADVYVPIMMQIAISVTMTARQHGYDVLLITNDEGPEGVRRVALSGLADGVILMDVGLADERIPVLRELRTQAALIGLPDDRSGLSCVDHDFTAAGALCADHLADLGHREVAFIGYGSGVYQRHAGYAERTLVGFRERAEERGLRFVHRPCEGTYESTAGTLARILADRPDTTGFVVQNEGAIGPLLSLLRISGRIVPEDASVIALCPELLAEQYAPALTAVTGPAQELGRVAVEQVLARITAAGRDETPDDELVLLRPVLTVRESTGPHRSRTPSRP from the coding sequence ATGGTGACACTCGCCGATGTGGCCAGGCACGCGGGCGTGTCCGCCAGCACGGTCAGCTACGTGCTCAGCGGCAAGCGCTCGATCTCCGAGGAGACCCGGCGCCGCGTCGAGCGTTCGGTGGCCGAGCTCGGCTACCACCCCAACGCCGGCGCCCGGGCGCTGGCCGCCAAGCGCTCCCACATAATCGCCCTGGTCGTGCCGCTGCGCGCGGACGTCTACGTGCCGATCATGATGCAGATCGCCATCTCGGTCACCATGACGGCCCGCCAGCACGGCTACGACGTGCTGCTGATCACCAACGACGAGGGCCCGGAGGGCGTGCGCCGGGTCGCGCTCAGCGGGCTGGCGGACGGCGTGATCCTGATGGACGTCGGGTTGGCGGACGAGCGCATCCCGGTGCTGCGCGAGCTGCGCACCCAGGCCGCGCTGATCGGCCTGCCCGACGACCGCAGCGGGTTGTCCTGCGTGGACCACGACTTCACCGCGGCCGGCGCGTTGTGCGCCGACCACCTGGCCGACCTGGGCCACCGGGAGGTCGCGTTCATCGGGTACGGCTCGGGGGTGTACCAGCGGCACGCCGGGTACGCCGAGCGCACCCTGGTGGGGTTCCGGGAACGCGCCGAGGAACGAGGCCTGCGCTTCGTGCACCGGCCGTGCGAGGGGACCTACGAGAGCACCGCCGGCACGCTGGCCCGCATCCTCGCCGACCGGCCGGACACCACCGGGTTCGTGGTGCAGAACGAGGGCGCGATCGGCCCGCTGCTCAGCCTGCTGCGCATCAGCGGGCGGATCGTGCCCGAGGACGCCTCGGTGATCGCGCTGTGCCCCGAGCTGCTCGCCGAGCAGTACGCGCCCGCGCTGACGGCGGTGACCGGCCCGGCGCAGGAGCTGGGCCGGGTCGCCGTCGAGCAGGTGCTGGCGCGGATCACCGCGGCCGGGCGCGACGAGACGCCGGACGACGAACTCGTCCTGCTCCGGCCCGTCCTGACCGTTCGGGAGAGCACGGGGCCGCACCGCAGCCGCACGCCCAGCCGGCCCTGA